Proteins co-encoded in one Vicia villosa cultivar HV-30 ecotype Madison, WI unplaced genomic scaffold, Vvil1.0 ctg.000567F_1_1, whole genome shotgun sequence genomic window:
- the LOC131629462 gene encoding uncharacterized protein LOC131629462, which yields MVNEFNPNEIVRDPGSRKQIDEYAPDIQDQVRRAYILKGPMQPDLPSFPQYSEIKDATFCFYCFLFKKPGRAERFGFEVFTKSGYKDWKHSSQGFKDHVGSHNSLHNSCVKHYDDYNNQRQSVTSKFAKATKESEELYKIRLTCSVDCSRYLIAQGMAFRGHDESSISLNKGNFREMVDWVKSNNEQVRDAFERGGKNCTMTSGDIQKELAMCCAHEVTKVIMEELGDRQFSVLIDESRDISIKEQMAVMLRFLNDKGSVVERFIALHHVKDTTSESLKDALYGILDKHTLSISRIRGQGYDGASNMRGEFNGLQRKILDENPYAFYVHCYAHRLQLVVVSVASSCSSIHDFFEYISLIVTTTSASCKRRDALTEAQHQDILNKLEIGDISRGKGLHQSSSLARPGDTRWGSHHTTLLRLDQMWSSVLKLFGITNELSNVLQRKDLNIVIAMELVDVVKVRLATMRESGWDNLFSDVQEFYVAKGIPVPNMDEEIPVRGRSRAEGRTITNLHHYRAEIFYVAIDKICVEMDHRFSEGSNVILGCFSCLDPKNSFSKFDVDKLARLANIYDADFSDDDRGIIRDQLETYVLQCQQHPLKELFQQ from the exons ATGGTTAATGAGTTTAACccaaatgagattgtgcgtgaTCCAGGTAGTAGGAAACAAATTGATGAGTATGCTCCGGATATTCAAGACCAAGTGAGGAGGGCATATATATTGAAGGGTCCAATGCAACCAGATTTGCCAAGCTTTCCTC AATATAGTGAGATCAAGGATGCAACtttttgtttttattgctttctctTTAAGAAACCCGGGAGGGCCGAGCGCTTTGGTTTTGAAGTCTTCACTAAAAGCGGATATAAAGATTGGAAGCATTCATCTCAAGGATTTAAAGATCATGTTGGTAGTCATAATAGTTTGCACAACTCATGTGTCAAGCACTACgatgattataataatcaaagacaAAGCGTGACAAGTAAGTTTGCTAAAGCAACCAAGGAATCAGAAGAATTGTATAAGATTCGTTTGACTTGTTCTGTAGATTGTTCAAGATATCTCATTGCACAAGGCATGGCTTTCCGTGGCCATGATGAATCCTCTATTTCTCTAAATAAGGGAAATTTTAGAGAGATGGTAGATTGGGTAAAATCTAATAATGAACAAGTGAGGGATGCTTTTGAACGTGGTGGAAAAAATTGCACAATGACTTCCGGTGATATTCAAAAAGAGCTTGCAATGTGTTGTGCTCATGAAGTTAccaaggtgattatggaagagcttgGTGATAGACAATTCTCTGTGCTTATTGATGAGTCACGTGATATATCCATCAAAGAGCAAATGGCGGTGATGTTGAG GTTTTTGAATGACAAAGGGAGTGTTGTAGAACGATTTATTGCTTTACATCATGTCAAAGATACTACATCTGAGTCATTAAAGGATGCtctttatggtattcttgataagCACACATTATCTATTTCAAGGATACGAGGGCAAGGATATGATGGAGCTTCAAATATGAGAGGTGAATTTAATGGTTTGCAAAGAAAGATTCTAGATGAAAACCCTTATGCTTTCTATGTCCATTGTTATGCTCACCGTTTGCAATTGGTTGTTGTGTCCGTTGCTAGTAGTTGCTCATCTATTCATGATTTCTTTGAGTACATCTCCTTGATTGTGACCACAACAAGTGCATCTTGTAAGAGGAGGGATGCTTTGACAGAGGCACAACACCAAGATATTTTAAATAAACTTGAGATTGGTGATATATCTAGAGGAAAGGGCTTGCACCAATCATCTAGTCTTGCTAGACCTGGGGATACTAGATGGGGTTCACATCATACTACATTGCTTCGTTTGGACCAAATGTGGTCCTCCGTGTTAAAG ttgtttggtatcaCAAACGAGCTTTCAAATGTCTTGCAAAGAAAAGATCTTAATATTGTGATTGCCATGGAATTAGTTGATGTTGTCAAAGTTCGGTTGGCCACAATGAGAGAGAGTGGTTGGGATAATTTATTTTCCGATGTTCAAGAATTTTATGTTGCTAAAGGTATTCCGGTGCCAAATATGGATGAAGAAATACCGGTTCGGGGTCGTTCAAGGGCAGAAGGGAGGACTATCACTAATTTACATCATTATCGTGCAGAGATTTTTTATGTTGCTATTGACAAAATATGTGTGGAGATGGATCACCGCTTTAGTGAAGGAAGTAACGTTATCCTTGGTTGCTTCTCATGTCTTGATCCCAAGAACTCTTTCTCCAAGTTTGATGTTGACAAGCTTGCTCGTCTTGCTAATATTTATGATGCAGACTTTTCTGATGATGACCGTGGCATAATAAGGGATCAACTTGAAACTTATGTTCTTCAA TGTCAACAGCATCcgttgaaagagctttttcagcaatga